The bacterium nucleotide sequence CTTCAATAGCAGATTTGGAGTAAGGTCCTTTTCGGTGTAAATTCTGAAAAATCAGAGATTCAGGTTGAGTTGGCAGTCCCGATCCTTGCCGCAGCTGGAGGTATTTTTCCATCTGTCTCATGGTACTGGAGGAGACAGGAACCAGTCTGGATTTAAAGAACTTGGTTTCCCGAATCGAGAGAACCTCTTCTTTCCAGTCAATATCACCTAATTTAAGATTTAGCACTTCGCTGAGTCGCATTCCCGTGGTATAGAGGAGTGCAATTAGAAAATAGAACATCTCTCCTCGCTGAGGCGAATAAATCGATGACTTCAGTCTTTTTGCCTCTTTCAGTAAGGCTGCAATCTCGCCTCGTGAATAGATGTAAGGAAGGAATGGTGATGGTAGAGATGGAGAAAAGAATGAATCTGGCACATAGACCTTCGGATCGAAGCGGCGAAGATAGAGGCAAAAGCGGCGAATTACCACAAAGTTTTTGTATCGATGTTCAGGTCGAGATCTCGAAAAGAGGTCCAGCCACCTCCTGAGAATCAAGTCCGAAAGCTGCCTGGAAGGATTTGAATAGGATCTCAGGAAACGATCAAAGCGTGAGAGGATGCATTCTTCTGCCCGGTAAGCACTTCCCTGAGATCGGTGCAGCGTGATGAACTTCTGCATCGAGAGCCCCAGGGGACTGGCAAATCGCAGAGGTGCCTTGAGAGACTGTAGGTCCTTCTGGGAAGATGGGCCGGTGAGTGCCATAACGATCCCCTTCAACCCTTTCCGGGGATACTCCTTCTTGAGCTGGGCCAGTGGATTTTCCCTCAAATATCCACTTTTCTTAAGGAAGGAGAGGAAGCGGGTTATGATCCTGGCCCGGGACAGTACAGTGTCCAGAGGATAACCTGTTCTCAATTCCTTTAAGTA carries:
- a CDS encoding tyrosine-type recombinase/integrase; this encodes MVKNKMKNNLEPELLSFIEQFVVGVFRLKQKTRHHYRQTLFTFLTYLKTISQPKSCLLATIDQRTIVRYLKELRTGYPLDTVLSRARIITRFLSFLKKSGYLRENPLAQLKKEYPRKGLKGIVMALTGPSSQKDLQSLKAPLRFASPLGLSMQKFITLHRSQGSAYRAEECILSRFDRFLRSYSNPSRQLSDLILRRWLDLFSRSRPEHRYKNFVVIRRFCLYLRRFDPKVYVPDSFFSPSLPSPFLPYIYSRGEIAALLKEAKRLKSSIYSPQRGEMFYFLIALLYTTGMRLSEVLNLKLGDIDWKEEVLSIRETKFFKSRLVPVSSSTMRQMEKYLQLRQGSGLPTQPESLIFQNLHRKGPYSKSAIEGPFREMLRRLGLRPPRGRRGPRLHDLRHSFAVHRLEEWYRRGEDIQSKLGLLSTYLGHANIASTQRYLTMTTEVLEHASKRFNQYFTSI